The Natrinema salaciae genome includes a window with the following:
- a CDS encoding homing endonuclease associated repeat-containing protein, with amino-acid sequence MIELVSLTQEMGRLPTASEVNDQCRNTHQEYREVFGSLVTAYKQAGIVPEDVSEAELTTYTTEEFSGKNGSEAKSTSDTSRLSSASSDKEGGNTGEVTTHSGASSKLEKPATQEQTEDHAGQVEVTEDALVKDIQRFAEIIDEPPTEELVISYGEYGSTAYETVFESWDHALEEAGFDSADVPDWTNRKYTNTKILDAISDLAEELGHPPTTTEMNKYGDVTGGIGSLRFGSWANAISLAGLDSDERSSIQKATAASDGQFGSSTADSEGSAEEITVTSDPTDASAEESSLEELTSVSGVLKSDAIALAEAGYASREALKEASVDDLQKVEKIDLQIALRIKADVEE; translated from the coding sequence ATCATCGAATTAGTTTCTCTCACCCAAGAAATGGGGCGGCTTCCCACGGCAAGCGAGGTTAATGATCAGTGTCGGAACACCCATCAGGAATACCGCGAGGTGTTCGGGTCGCTGGTTACCGCGTACAAGCAGGCTGGTATTGTTCCCGAAGACGTTTCAGAGGCAGAACTCACGACTTACACCACAGAGGAATTTTCAGGCAAGAACGGAAGTGAGGCAAAGTCAACATCGGATACTTCCCGCCTTAGTTCTGCGTCTTCTGATAAGGAGGGTGGCAATACAGGAGAAGTGACAACCCACTCCGGTGCGTCCAGCAAGCTTGAGAAGCCCGCAACACAGGAGCAGACGGAAGACCATGCTGGACAAGTAGAGGTGACCGAGGACGCGCTTGTCAAAGATATACAGCGTTTTGCGGAGATAATCGATGAGCCTCCGACTGAAGAACTGGTCATTTCCTACGGCGAGTACGGATCGACAGCCTATGAAACGGTTTTCGAGTCGTGGGATCACGCACTCGAGGAAGCTGGATTCGATTCTGCAGACGTCCCGGATTGGACTAATCGAAAGTACACTAACACGAAAATCCTCGATGCGATTTCGGACTTAGCGGAGGAGCTCGGCCATCCACCGACGACAACTGAAATGAATAAGTACGGTGATGTCACTGGTGGAATTGGATCTCTTCGATTCGGATCTTGGGCCAATGCTATCAGTCTCGCTGGACTCGATTCTGACGAGCGATCTTCAATCCAAAAAGCTACGGCTGCCAGCGATGGTCAATTTGGTAGTTCTACAGCTGATAGCGAGGGTTCTGCGGAAGAGATTACTGTTACCTCAGATCCCACGGACGCTAGTGCTGAGGAGTCAAGTCTCGAGGAACTAACAAGCGTCAGCGGCGTGCTCAAATCAGATGCAATCGCTCTCGCTGAAGCGGGGTATGCGTCGAGAGAAGCACTAAAAGAGGCCTCTGTTGACGATCTCCAGAAGGTAGAGAAGATCGACCTTCAGATCGCATTGCGAATCAAAGCCGACGTTGAGGAATAG